From the Terriglobales bacterium genome, the window TTTACGTCGCGATCTGCTTCAGCTTCCTGGCGATGGGACTCTGGCTGAAGTGGCTGGCGCGTCCGCGTCCCCTGCTCTGGCTGCAAGCAACGGCTGCCGTGACCGCGCTATTTTTCTCGCACTTGATCGCGTTCGCCATTACCGGCATCGCCGTCACCGGCTATGGCGTGATGGCTCATTTCCGGCACGAACCTGGAGCGGGCGAAGCGAAAGCGCACAGCGGGACCATGCTCCCGCTGTGGCAAGTTCTCTTCCCGACCTGGCTCATGTTCGCTCCCGGCGCCGCTTTTTACCTGCTCTCGTCTCGTGTCATCGAGAAGCAGCGGTCTGGCCTCGTTTTCCTTACGTTGCACCAGAAGCTCACCCGCATGCACGCACTGATGCAGGGTTATTCCGAGCGCCTCGATTACCTCACCCTGGCTGCGTTCGCCGCTTATTTTCTCCTGGCTTGGGTAGGTAACCGCGAAGTTCGCTGGAACCGAATGTGGCTCGCGGTCTCGATCATTCTGCTCGTGCTGTACTGGGGAGTGCCGGCGGCCTACGGCGACGGTGCCGACCTTGATCTCCGCGTGCTCCCGATTCTTTTCGCAGTACTGCTTGCCGTCGTGAAACCGGGACGGCGCGGATGGTACCTGGCCCCGCTCGTGCTCGCGCTGTTCCTGCTGCGCGTGGGCAACGTCGTTGAAAACTACCGCGCTGCGCAGCCCGAACTCGCCGGCCTTGCCCGCTCCTTCGCGGTCACGCCGCGGGATGTGCGCGTTTTGCCCATCGTCCAGGCCGAGCCCGACACTGATCCCCTGCTTCACTCCTTCGCGCACTTCTGGGCTTACGGCGTGATCCGCAAACACTGGTTTTCGCCGTACCTGTTCGAACTCCGCGGTCTCAACCCGCTGGTCATCACTCAGGAGTCCTACACGCTCGACGGTTTCTGGGACTTGGAATACACGGAAACACCGGACTGGGGCGACATCCAGCAGGATTACGATTACGTATGGAATTACAACGCCCGCCAGTACGACGACGGCCTGGCCAAGATCGGAGTGCTGATTTATTCCGACGGCAAGTTGCGGATGTATCGCGTGAGACATCCGGATTAAGCGAAATGAAGCTTGGAGAAAAGGGGCCAGGGGAGGCACGCTTGGTTCTTCAGCCTAGCTTCTAACTTCTAGCCCTAGCCCCTTTAAGTCCTCTACGCTGCCGGCGCCATGCTACGCTGCGCAGCCTGCTGGATAAAGCGCTTCATCACCGTGGCCCACATGACTTTCTTGCGCACCGCACTTTCCTTGACGCCGCGTCCCTGGGCAAACATGGCGAGCAGCGCCTTCATCTTCAGCACGCGCAGGATCGCCTGTTCGGTTTGCGTGACGCCGTAGGCCTGGAGGAATTCGTCCTGCACTTCGGCGGTGATCATGCGGTTGCAGAAGGGATATTTTTCCAGGGCCTCGACGGAGGCGAGGAACATCGCGACATCGTGATAGGAGCTGCCGCGAGGCTTCATTTTGGCAAAATCTGAAAAGCCGATGCCTTTTTCGGAGATGATCACATTCAGCGGAGTAAAATCGCACAGCACCGCCGAGGAGGGCAGCGCCTTCTTGCTGCGAGACAGGATCGTCTTCGTCCCCGAGATGATGGTATGAACGGCCTCGGCGTCCAGTCCTTCGCCGCGGCAGCTGTCGCACAGCTTTTCCAAATCCTTCAACAGGCCGCTGGGCTCAAACGGCTCCGGCATGTCGGCGGTGGCGCGGTGAAAGCTCTTCAGCCACGCGCCCGTCTGCCGCGCCGCCTCGCTCAGGATGCCGCGGTCGGCATAG encodes:
- a CDS encoding phosphotransferase, with the protein product MDQIVSELKRAGTEYYPDHGELRAVRVVGHTPKNDHYIYDIVIDFAEGSERLAAKVYRGSKCGQQGARGMAKVEAGNLAQVYSVFQNRRLAGVPRPVGDFTELGAVVSEKLTGLPLQSIIMKAALLPGYADRGILSEAARQTGAWLKSFHRATADMPEPFEPSGLLKDLEKLCDSCRGEGLDAEAVHTIISGTKTILSRSKKALPSSAVLCDFTPLNVIISEKGIGFSDFAKMKPRGSSYHDVAMFLASVEALEKYPFCNRMITAEVQDEFLQAYGVTQTEQAILRVLKMKALLAMFAQGRGVKESAVRKKVMWATVMKRFIQQAAQRSMAPAA